The Manihot esculenta cultivar AM560-2 chromosome 1, M.esculenta_v8, whole genome shotgun sequence genome has a window encoding:
- the LOC110626802 gene encoding transcription factor PRE6, which yields MSSRRSRSRQTPGVSRISDDQIVDLVSKLQQLIPEIRSSRSDKVSASKVLQETCNYIRRLHKEVDDLSDRLSQLLASTDSDSAQAAIIRSLLME from the exons ATGTCTAGCAGAAGATCTCGTTCGAGACAGACACCAGGTGTTTCTAGGATTAGTGATGACCAGATCGTCGATCTTGTTTCTAAATTGCAACAACTTATCCCTGAGATTCGCAGTAGCCGCTCCGACAAG GTCTCGGCTTCAAAGGTGTTGCAGGAGACATGCAACTATATAAGAAGGTTACACAAAGAAGTGGATGATCTTAGCGACCGTTTATCTCAGCTTTTGGCTTCAACTGACTCCGATAGTGCACAGGCGGCCATAATTAGGAGTTTGCTTATGGAGTAG
- the LOC110605540 gene encoding binding partner of ACD11 1 isoform X2, with the protein MSAGGYTVEVTGLSPKATEKDLHDFFSFSGAIEHVEIVRSGEFACTGYVTFKDAYGQETAVLLSGATIMDQRVCIIRWGQYVDEFDLWNGPSSRVEDDTESTPPQRSQYVPSAGEAVTAAQEVVKTMLAKGYVLGKDALSKAKAYDESHQVTATAAAKVAELTERIGLADKIFAGMEAVKAVDEKYHVSDVTKSAVSATGRTAAAAAKTVVNSSYFSRGALWMSDALNRAAKVAADLGTRGVQQ; encoded by the exons ATGAGTGCAGGTGGGTATACTGTAGAAGTTACAGGCCTCTCTCCCAAAGCTACTGAGAaggatcttcatgattttttctCCTTCTCAGGTGCCATTGAACATGTTGAGATTGTCAG ATCTGGTGAATTTGCCTGTACTGGATACGTGACATTCAAAGATGCATATGGTCAAGAGACTGCTGTCTTACTGAGT GGTGCTACAATCATGGATCAACGAGTATGCATAATCCGGTGGGGGCAGTATGTAGATGAATTTGATCTTTGGAACGGGCCTTCATCAAGGGTAGAAGATGATACTGAATCAACT CCCCCACAAAGAAGTCAATATGTTCCCAGTGCTGGAGAAGCAGTAACAGCAGCTCAGGAAGTGGTAAAAACTATGCTGGCCAAGGGATACGTGTTGGGAAAAGACGCATTAAGCAAGGCAAAAGCTTATGATGAATCTCATCAAGTTACTGCAACTGCAGCAGCTAAGGTTGCTGAGCTGACTGAGAGAATTGGCCTTGCTGATAAAATATTTGCGGGCATGGAAGCTGTTAAAGCTGTGGATGAGAAGTATCATGTCTCTGATGTGACCAAGTCAGCTGTATCAGCAACAGGAAGAACAGCTGCAGCAGCAGCAAAGACTGTCGTTAACAGTAGCTACTTCTCTAGGGGAGCTCTTTGGATGTCGGATGCTTTGAATCGGGCAGCCAAAGTTGCTGCTGATTTGGGTACTCGGGGTGTACAGCAGTAA
- the LOC110605540 gene encoding binding partner of ACD11 1 isoform X1, giving the protein MSAGGYTVEVTGLSPKATEKDLHDFFSFSGAIEHVEIVRSGEFACTGYVTFKDAYGQETAVLLSGATIMDQRVCIIRWGQYVDEFDLWNGPSSRVEDDTESTQPPQRSQYVPSAGEAVTAAQEVVKTMLAKGYVLGKDALSKAKAYDESHQVTATAAAKVAELTERIGLADKIFAGMEAVKAVDEKYHVSDVTKSAVSATGRTAAAAAKTVVNSSYFSRGALWMSDALNRAAKVAADLGTRGVQQ; this is encoded by the exons ATGAGTGCAGGTGGGTATACTGTAGAAGTTACAGGCCTCTCTCCCAAAGCTACTGAGAaggatcttcatgattttttctCCTTCTCAGGTGCCATTGAACATGTTGAGATTGTCAG ATCTGGTGAATTTGCCTGTACTGGATACGTGACATTCAAAGATGCATATGGTCAAGAGACTGCTGTCTTACTGAGT GGTGCTACAATCATGGATCAACGAGTATGCATAATCCGGTGGGGGCAGTATGTAGATGAATTTGATCTTTGGAACGGGCCTTCATCAAGGGTAGAAGATGATACTGAATCAACT CAGCCCCCACAAAGAAGTCAATATGTTCCCAGTGCTGGAGAAGCAGTAACAGCAGCTCAGGAAGTGGTAAAAACTATGCTGGCCAAGGGATACGTGTTGGGAAAAGACGCATTAAGCAAGGCAAAAGCTTATGATGAATCTCATCAAGTTACTGCAACTGCAGCAGCTAAGGTTGCTGAGCTGACTGAGAGAATTGGCCTTGCTGATAAAATATTTGCGGGCATGGAAGCTGTTAAAGCTGTGGATGAGAAGTATCATGTCTCTGATGTGACCAAGTCAGCTGTATCAGCAACAGGAAGAACAGCTGCAGCAGCAGCAAAGACTGTCGTTAACAGTAGCTACTTCTCTAGGGGAGCTCTTTGGATGTCGGATGCTTTGAATCGGGCAGCCAAAGTTGCTGCTGATTTGGGTACTCGGGGTGTACAGCAGTAA